In one Antennarius striatus isolate MH-2024 chromosome 15, ASM4005453v1, whole genome shotgun sequence genomic region, the following are encoded:
- the oacyl gene encoding O-acyltransferase like protein: MGSNVEGGNANQPGLLQQCRSAHGPAFSGQYCQVFLRQGPVQYFVGLCVPDSCGEEEVQTLVLNGKLEFGVTSLVPPLPPILVNESTQELIMTHCLPNNIAPGASDITCLLVCCVMVAVPLAATLFTAVRQRQRNKEVSLMAESSTGLHLYGSLKTDGSSSGESTNDVSAETTINSSNLANHCLQAFSLQMTTQGILSTTSSVPGGGYSSLNGIRVLSLLWIICGHSAQFPVINNLDNYKNWRTTAEHNPLLVLSISGPVFLAVDTFLLLGGLLSARSLLGSIDKAEHKLSLGLLAHYLFKRIKRIQPLHLFIMCLTIGLTSLVQWGPYWFPFINTLMDCNTYWWANLLLISNLLQVHEICIPWTWYLSLDFQCYTTTPLLVYLYRINTGMFAVVAGGLLLMTTLASAIVTAVCQLPVFQPSTLTYENYVLSYYVKPYTRYGPFLIGILMGIYLTTRKKQLLKHKWQAAVGWSCCLSLMAALMGLAYVLKETPAHPSVPHALYQGLHRTLWAAALTWIILACEDGYGGFIKTLLSFGFWVPLSNISFACYLTHPVFIILYIGLQETPIHYTNINFMYMFLGHLVLTLVVGYMFTVLVEKPYLLLKWGRT; encoded by the exons ATGGGTAGCAACGTGGAAGGAGGTAACGCCAACCAGCCTGGTTTACTGCAGCAGTGTCGCTCCGCCCATGGCCCCGCCTTCTCTGGCCAGTACTGCCAGGTGTTCCTCAGGCAG GGACCGGTCCAGTACTTTGTGGGTCTTTGTGTTCCTGACTCgtgtggggaggaggaggtgcaaaCACTGGTGCTGAATG GGAAACTTGAGTTTGGTGTGACGTCCCTGgttcctcctctacctcccaTCCTGGTGAATGAGTCGACCCAGGAGCTGATCATGACCCACTGTTTGCCCAACAACATCGCCCCCGGTGCCTCAGACATCACCTGTTT GTTGGTGTGCTGTGTGATGGTCGCCGTTCCTCTTGCCGCTACCTTGTTTACGGCTGTCCGACAAAGGCAACGAAACAAAGAGGTCAGTCTGATGGCAGAGTCATCCACCGGCCTCCACCTCTATGGATCCCTGAAGACCGATGGCTCCTCCAGCGGTGAGAGTACAAATGATGTGTCAGCGGAGACTACCATCA ACAGCTCCAACCTCGCTAACCACTGCCTCCAGGCCTTCTCCTTACAAATGACCACGCAGGGCATCTTAAGCACCACCTCTAGTGTCCCAGGAGGCGGCTACTCCTCCCTCAATGGCATCCGGGTTCTCAGCCTGTTATGGATCATATGTGGACACTCTGCCCAGTTCCCTGTAATAAACAACCTGG ATAACTACAAAAACTGGAGGACAACAGCAGAACACAACCCTTTGCTGGTGCTCTCCATTAGTGGACCTGTCTTTCTGGCGGTGGACACCTTTTTACTCTTGGG GGGTCTCCTGAGTGCAAGGTCTTTGCTGGGCTCCATCGACAAGGCTGAACACAAACTGAGTCTGGGTTTGCTGGCCCACTACCTTTTCAAGAGGATCAAAAG GATTCAACCACTGCATTTGTTCATAATGTGTCTAACCATCGGCCTCACCTCTCTGGTCCAGTGGGGGCCCTATTGGTTCCCAttcattaatacattaatgGATTGTAACACTTACTGGTGGGCCAACTTATTGTTGATCAGCAATCTCCTCCAAGTCCATGAGATA TGCATCCCCTGGACCTGGTATCTGTCTCTGGACTTCCAGTGTTACACCACCACTCCTCTGTTGGTTTATCTCTACAGGAT AAACACAGGGATGTTTGCCGTTGTTGCTGGAGGCCTCCTGTTGATGACCACGTTAGCCAGCGCCATCGTAACTGCAGTCTGCCAGCTGCCGGTCTTTCAGCCGTCTACTCT GACTTACGAGAACTATGTCTTGTCTTACTATGTGAAGCCGTACACGAGATATGGGCCATTTTTAATCGGCATCCTGATGGGGATATATTTGACAACgagaaaaaaacagttgttaAAGCACAAA TGGCAAGCAGCAGTTGGTTGGTCCTGCTGTCTGTCACTAATGGCTGCTTTGATGGGATTGGCCTACGTCCTGAAGGAAACCCCTGCCCATCCATCTGTGCCACACGCCCTCTACCAGGGGCTGCACAGGACACTCTGGGCGGCGGCGCTCACCTGGATCATTCTGGCCTGTGAGGACGGATATGGAG GTTTTATTAAGACTCTCTTGTCTTTTGGGTTCTGGGTTCCTCTATCCAACATCAGTTTTGCTTGCTATCTGACACATCCGGTCTTCATAATCCTTTACATCGGATTACAAGAGACCCCAATCCACTACACAAACATCAACTTT ATGTACATGTTCCTTGGTCACCTGGTGCTCACACTGGTGGTGGGCTACATGTTCACGGTGCTGGTTGAGAAACCCTACCTCCTCCTGAAATGGGGCAGAACATAG
- the alpk2 gene encoding alpha-protein kinase 2, producing the protein MTCPSNIARIPMDPSHADDQRLSPTPAPLDGPAGDLGFPAANRMGPEAADKSAQTSSVASYSLSSGGNCDSDCLASLSSGYDKSDCLLFDSELAPKDDRRSVYSYFSPSEPMLPLLGHDLISQQSECQFYMKEAEKTVLSSASVSDSSLLGSLMCRSDSLESDTATAPLSDLYISEGETQDFRLSHDTETRCPENETWGTEADPESKSHDSVHDAPTVVTQRHPMLDYESGVRQQETPRPPAVDACEAGWVSVNDARSVTAEVTDLTPHLKRSDSPMELWIDACQYLDMDNAGHSGITGGPTATGDLSFPTTETLVSGYNPDRGNGIGWCDDDTVGWGPPVERWSSVDSWASALSDWTGIITSPPEDLTAAFTEIGAEIDALTQALAEVATHIETEAAAQTPMGVQDHSLKAQNISESSVLPGQICLSLCREAGERELSGGDSSKRWGLADNATSSTPRGEDPEEVQSSQANLPSLPPHWCSSMGTSGTDVSPGGSHGKLVPGSTSSDMDAPRFGSRVESVEADVFILNEEDPILLNIIEDLDLEGLHEPTVPTTEELSTDGLREVTDEDNRTISQLDSEAEHKAKRSVAPADRGGQESSTGHLLPTQTPTDSHGSDVKEQPGLDANVTTIAQSGSAGFVSPLAPLGVGDENTDNDDENTRDSEKSSPRGQHSSDSRECLTIEDIHHLSRELPKAVAVPSDRFFFSESNRVAIITLDLKDPFVPRVEKAELQFHRNKEKTGKMPHKTHKSTSEGRTRSKKDKSVGHHHGGQSQSCHHASVQTGSKKQDPHPPTKETQTRDDGAARPEETEAKRVIETAEETEKGPAKPHSKKKKQGVKVAAEPSSEGRTEMFEAKLDIKAANAQKDADCSHVVALASQLPEANAKPQPPRTDKPPKGFSSPLSDDVKRRRLSDDKFGKIFSVFESKLSKPEVPVQLKGEEPKAAGAPLKKAYSEVVKQKAPPKEATATSLEPKMVKSIQVEAVGGDPQSLSLWCQFSAVFSQHTVTWSRDGTILTEVKRSAGDESRASLIVSNASHKHLGKYQCRLSSPHGCVALDYLLTYEVLSEIVIPPSKKVSTAPVEVTSEEEDVRCSRLEFKEDFLSNQYFGDNLPVSIITEKVHFGEGMHRRAFRTKLNAGQMSPLLPGHSCVLKVHNAISYGTNNNEELIQKNFSLAVEECQVQNTAREYIKAYSSAAQELEAFGEIPEIIPIYLVHRPSNHIPYATLEEELIGDFVKYSVKDGKEINLMRRDSEAGQKCCAFQHWVYHQTDGNLLVTDMQGVGMRLTDVGIATSKKGYKGFKGNCSTSFIDQFKALHQCNQYCEILGLKSLQAKAKKHPSALKGKPQPTATPKKKAFSPPTKGKS; encoded by the exons ATGACCTGCCCAAGCAACATAGCTAGGATCCCGATGGATCCGTCACACGCGGATGACCAAAGACTTTCCCCAACACCAGCCCCCCTGGACGGTCCAGCCGGGGATTTAGGCTTCCCGGCTGCTAACAGGATGGGACCAGAAGCTGCTGACAAGTCAGCCCAGACTTCATCAGTTGCTTCCTACAGCCTGTCCTCGGGGGGAAACTGTGACTCAGACTGTTTGGCGTCTTTGTCATCTGGTTATGACAAGTCAGACTGTTTGTTGTTTGACTCTGAGTTGGCGCCAAAGGATGACAGACGCAGTGTTTATAGCTATTTCAGCCCGTCAGAACCCATGTTACCTCTTCTAGGTCATGATCTTATCTCCCAGCAATCTGAATGTCAGTTTTACAtgaaagaggcagaaaagaccGTCCTATCGTCGGCGTCTGTCTCTGACTCTTCTCTGTTGGGGTCTTTAATGTGTCGGTCGGACAGTTTAGAGAGCGACACGGCCACGGCGCCTCTGTCGGACCTTTACATCTCTGAAGGCGAGACTCAGGACTTCCGTTTGAGCCATGATACCGAGACCCGGTGTCCTGAAAACGAGACGTGGGGGACGGAGGCTGACCCAGAGAGTAAATCACATGACTCCGTTCATGATGCACCAACTGTGGTGACGCAGCGTCATCCTATGCTGGACTATGAGTCAGGCGTACGTCAGCAAGAGACACCGAGACCACCTGCTGTGGACGCCTGCGAGGCGGGATGGGTGTCGGTAAATGATGCTCGAAGCGTGACGGCAGAGGTCACAGATTTGACCCCCCATCTGAAGCGCAGTGACAGCCCCATGGAGCTATGGATAGACGCGTGTCAGTATCTGGATATGGACAATGCAGGTCATTCTGGGATAACGGGGGGGCCCACGGCCACTGGTGATTTATCTTTTCCCACAACAGAGACGCTGGTGTCCGGTTACAACCCTGACAGGGGCAACGGGATTGGCTGGTGTGACGATGACACGGTAGGTTGGGGTCCACCAGTTGAGAGGTGGTCGTCGGTGGACAGCTGGGCGAGCGCACTCTCGGACTGGACCGGGATCATCACGTCTCCACCAGAGGACCTCACAGCTGCTTTCACAGAGATAGGGGCTGAGATAGATGCTCTAACACAGGCGCTAGCAGAGGTAGCCACCCATATAGAGACCGAGGCAGCGGCGCAGACGCCCATGGGAGTCCAGGATCACTCGCTAAAGGCACAGAACATCTCTGAGAGCTCCGTCCTCCCTGGACAGATATGCCTCTCGTTGTGCCGGGAAGCTGGAGAACGTGAGCTGTCAGGTGGAGACAGTTCAAAGAGGTGGGGCTTGGCCGACAACGCAACGTCATCCACGCCAAGAGGAGAAGATCCAGAAGAAGTCCAGAGCAGCCAGGCCAACCTTCCTTCATTGCCCCCACACTGGTGCTCATCCATGGGGACGTCTGGTACAGATGTCTCTCCTGGAGGAAGCCACGGAAAGCTGGTTCCTGGATCTACTTCCTCTGATATGGATGCACCTCGTTTTGGCAGCCGTGTTGAGTCTGTTGAAGCAGACGTGTTCATCCTCAATGAAGAAGATCCAATACTACTGAACATAATTGAGGATCTGGATTTGGAGGGACTGCATGAACCAACAGTGCCGACGACGGAGGAG ctCTCTACAGACGGACTGCGTGAAGTGACAGATGAGGACAATAGGACAATCTCCCAGCTGGACTCAGAGGCCGAACACAAAGCTAAAAGGAGCGTCGCACCAGCTGATCGAGGAGGACAGGAATCCTCGACAGGTCACCTCCTCCCCACACAAACGCCAACGGACTCACACGGGTCAGATGTGAAAGAACAACCTGGCCTCGACGCCAATGTTACGACAATCGCCCAGAGTGGAAGCGCTGGGTTCGTCAGTCCTTTAGCACCTTTGGGTGTCGGAGATGAGAAcactgataatgatgatgaaaatacaAGAGATTCTGAGAAATCCTCCCCTCGAGGTCAACATTCTTCGGACTCTAGGGAGTGTTTGACCATTGAGGACATTCACCACCTGAGCAGGGAGCTGCCGAAGGCAGTTGCTGTGCCTTCAGATCGTTTCTTCTTCTCAGAGTCAAACCGCGTTGCCATCATCACACTAGATTTAAAGGACCCTTTTGTCCCACGGGTGGAAAAAGCCGAGTTACAGTTTCATcggaataaagaaaaaacaggaaagatgCCTCACAAAACCCATAAGTCCACGTCAGAGGGCAGAACACGATCTAAGAAGGACAAGTCGGTGGGTCATCATCATGGTGGACAATCTCAAAGTTGTCACCATGCTTCCGTTCAGACAGGCAGCAAAAAGCAAGACCCCCATCCTCCGACCAAGGAGACGCAAACTCGTGACGACGGCGCCGCCAGGCCCGAGGAGACAGAAGCTAAACGGGTGATTGAGACGGCTGAGGAGACTGAGAAGGGTCCTGCTAAACCAcacagcaagaagaagaagcaaggAGTGAAAGTTGCAGCAGAGCCATCGTCCGAAGGTAGGACTGAAATGTTTGAGGCCAAGTTGGACATTAAAGCTGCGAACGCTCAAAAAGACGCAGATTGTTCACATGTGGTTGCGTTGGCATCACAGCTACCAGAAGCTAATGCTAAACCACAACCTCCACGTACAGATAAGCCGCCCAAAGGCTTTTCCAGCCCTCTGAGCGATGACGTTAAAAGACGACGTCTGTCGGATGATAAGTTTGGGaaaattttcagtgtttttgagtCAAAACTGTCAAAACCAGAAGTTCCTGTTCAGTTAAAGGGGGAGGAGCCAAAGGCAGCAGGTGCTCCTCTCAAGAAGGCCTACAGCGAGGTGGTCAAACAGAAGGCACCCCCTAAGGAAG CGACGGCGACGTCACTGGAGCCCAAGATGGTGAAGTCCATCCAGGTGGAGGCCGTGGGTGGAGACCCCCAGAGTTTGAGCCTCTGGTGTCAGTTTTCAGCCGTGTTCTCCCAACATACCGTCACCTGGAGTCGAGATGGCACCATCTTGACCGAGGTCAAGAGAAG TGCAGGAGACGAGAGCCGGGCATCGCTCATTGTCTCCAATGCGTCCCACAAACACCTGGGGAAGTATCAGTGTCGCCTCAGCAGTCCACACGGATGCGTTGCCCTGGACTACCTGCTGACATATGAAG TGCTCAGCGAGATCGTCATCCCTCCGTCTAAGAAAGTCTCAA CCGCTCCCGTTGAGGTGACGAGTGAAGAAGAGGACGTCCGATGCTCCAGACTGGAGTTCAAAGAGGACTTCCTGTCCAACCAATACTTTGGGGACAACCTCCCCGTGAGCATCATCACCGAAAAGGTTCACTTTGGGGAGGGGATGCACCGGCGGGCGTTCCGGACAAAGCTGAACGCGGGTCAGATGTCGCCGCTGCTCCCTGGACACTCCTGCGTGCTCAAAGTCCACAACGCCATCAGCTACGGAACCAACAACAACGAGGAGCTGATCCAGAAGAACTTCAGTCTGGCTGTGGAG GAGTGTCAGGTCCAGAATACGGCCAGAGAATACATCAAGGCCTACAGCAGCGCCGCGCAGGAGCTGGAGGCGTTTGGAGAGATCCCTGA GATCATCCCCATCTACCTGGTCCACCGGCCGTCCAATCACATCCCTTACGCcacgctggaggaggagctgatcgGAGACTTCGTCAAGTATTCGGTGAAAGACGGCAAAGAGATCAACCTGATGCGACGCGACTCGGAGGCGGGGCAGAAGTGTTGCGCCTTCCAGCACTGGGTGTACCATCAAACCGACGGGAACCTGCTGGTGACCGACATGCAAG GAGTGGGGATGAGGCTCACTGATGTGGGAATCGCCACCTCTAAGAAAGG GTATAAAGGATTCAAGGGGAACTGTTCCACTTCCTTCATCGACCAGTTCAAA